Proteins co-encoded in one Brassica oleracea var. oleracea cultivar TO1000 chromosome C4, BOL, whole genome shotgun sequence genomic window:
- the LOC106340133 gene encoding uncharacterized protein LOC106340133, translating to MISSKNVLKMEAVDEVSKKRKFQTDRSELSLLPLSKHACFDKAAFSDNTNGRSELDSEGSVSCVNSTSMECENEIEMKEESSGSCGEDKMISFETHLDFIYGTQNLEDFSDKDIENILYLDDEEEEDEANGCSNAAKYVLSSGRWTVDQDSTQDGTKKPTIDQEFEQYFSTLML from the exons ATGATCAGTAGTAAAAATGTATTGAAAATGGAAGCAGTTGATGAGGTAAGCAAGAAGAGGAAGTTTCAAACAGATCGATCGGAGTTATCATTATTACCTTTGTCCAAACATGCTTGTTTTGACAAGGCGGCCTTTTCAGACAATACTAATGGCAGATCAGAGCTAGATTCAGAGGGTTCAGTGTCATGTGTGAACTCAACTTCTATGGAATGTGAAAATGAGATTGAGATGAAAGAGGAATCATCTGGATCGTGCGGTGAAGACAAGATGATCTCGTTTGAAACCCATCTTGATTTCATCTATGGGACCCAAAACCTAGAGGACTTTTCAGACAAAGACATTGAAAACATTCTCTACCTTGATGATGAGGAAGAAGAAGACGAAGCTAATGGGTGTAGTAATGCTGCTAAGTATGTTCTGTCTTCTGGGAGATGGACTGTTGACCAAG ATTCAACTCAGGATGGCACAAAGAAACCTACCATTGATCAAGAATTTGAGCAATACTTCTCAACGCTAATGCTGTGA
- the LOC106340047 gene encoding glucose-induced degradation protein 4 homolog: MPVRVVESNAPAQVSGSDPGNRSPLPPSSLLAAGQAFSGTQNVSNQQKEEAWRVNVQIQGVDLEHGYLCGTMEALNVPMADTPVITFWEGEIVDGKNYTFYTGKWEATREDDMRHWSKFPSFAPLQGQVESDGGRQLDLSNYPYIFMRWKEQYFVNVGTDCGLTIAGFYYVCFSCSDGSISGFYYDPNSSPFQKLELKTVNEGRSGFSFSSYELQ; this comes from the exons ATGCCGGTGAGAGTTGTGGAGAGCAACGCGCCTGCTCAGGTTTCAG GAAGTGATCCTGGGAATCGATCACCACTTCCGCCTAGCTCACTTCTTGCCGCCGGCCAG GCATTTTCTGGTACGCAAAACGTCTCTAATCAACAGAAGGAGGAAGCTTGGAGAGTTAACGTCCAGATACAGGGAGTTGACCTTGAACATGGCTATCTTTGTGGCACTATGGAAGCTCTAAACGTCCCCATGGCAGACACTCCT GTCATAACGTTCTGGGAAGGGGAAATCGTTGATGGAAAGAACTATACTTTTTACACTGGAAAATGGGAAGCCAC GAGGGAAGATGATATGAGACATTGGTCAAAGTTCCCATCTTTTGCACCTCTTCAG GGACAAGTTGAATCTGACGGTGGAAGGCAGCTGGATCTTAGCAATTACCCTTACATATTTATG AGATGGAAAGAGCAATACTTTGTAAACGTTGGCACAGATTGTGGACTAACAATAGCTGGATTTTACTACGTATGCTTCTCCTGCAGCGACGGATCCATAAGCGGTTTCTACTATGATCCTAACAGCAG TCCGTTTCAGAAGCTGGAGCTGAAAACAGTCAACGAAGGAAGGTCTGGTTTCAGCTTTTCTTCTTACGAGTTGCAATGA
- the LOC106342429 gene encoding phosphoribosylaminoimidazole carboxylase, chloroplastic — protein MLLLKQSSAAVLVSGNPTPVLLHSSPFTPRVGCIPVSKTYSSQSFSMANRLTSSSEKLIPVLSCSSHEASPISENKEDKHVHGVSEIIVGVLGGGQLGRMLCQAASQMAIKVMILDPSRNCSASSLSYCHMVDSFDDKATVEAFAKRCGVLTVEIEHVDVETLEKLEKQGVDCQPKASTIRIIQDKYMQKVHFSQHGIPLPEFMEIGDIEEAERAGELFGYPLMIKSKRLAYDGRGNAVANSQDGLSSAVTALGGFGRGLYVEKWAPFVKELAVIVARGKDGSMLCYPVVETVHRDNICHIVKAPADVPWKINKLATDVAQKAVGSLEGAGVFAVELFLTEDGQILLNEVAPRPHNSGHQTIEACYTSQFEQHLRAVVGLPLGDPSMRTPASIMYNILGEDDGEAGFRLAHRLIARALSVPGASVHWYDKPEMRKQRKMGHITLVGQSMGVLERRLHCILSEQSHQVHETPRVGIIMGSDSDLPVMKDAAKILDMFGVTYEVKIVSAHRTPEMMFSYATSAHSRGVQVIIAGAGGAAHLPGMVASLTPLPVIGVPVRATRLDGVDSLLSIVQMPRGVPVATVAINNSTNAALLAIRMLGISDTDLVSRMRQYQEDMREENMVKGEKLERQGWKSYLNQ, from the exons ATGTTGCTTTTGAAACAGAGCTCAGCTGCTGTTCTTGTCTCTGGGAATCCAACTCCTGTCCTCCTCCACTCTTCTCCCTTCACTCCCAGAGTAGGGTGTATTCCAGTGAGCAAAACGTACTCCTCCCAGAGTTTCTCCATGGCAAATCGTCTTACTTCTTCATCTGAGAAGCTCATTCCTGTGTTGTCCTGTAGCTCTCACGAGGCTTCTCCTATAAG TGAGAATAAAGAAGATAAACATGTCCATGGCGTCTCTGAGATAATTGTGGGAGTATTGGGAGGTGGACAACTGGGTCGTATGCTATGCCAAGCTGCTTCTCAGATGGCTATCAAGGTTATGATTCTAGATCCGTCAAGGAACTGTTCAGCAAGTTCATTGTCCTACTGCCACATGGTTGATAGCTTTGACGACAAAGCTACAGTTGAAGCATTTGCTAAAAG ATGTGGAGTCTTGACGGTTGAAATTGAACATGTGGACGTGGAAACGTTAGAGAAGCTTGAGAAACAAGGAGTTGATTGCCAACCAAAAGCCTCTACCATCAGGATAATACAG GATAAGTACATGCAAAAAGTTCATTTCTCTCAGCATGGCATCCCACTTCCAGAGTTTATGGAG ATAGGCGATATTGAAGAAGCGGAAAGAGCAGGTGAACTTTTCGGCTACCCTCTTATGATCAAGAGCAAGCGTTTAGCTTATGATGGACGCGGCAATGCAGTTGCTAATAGCCAAGATGGGCTTTCTTCTGCTGTAACGG CTCTTGGAGGTTTTGGTCGTGGTTTGTACGTCGAGAAATGGGCACCCTTTGTCAAG GAGTTGGCTGTTATTGTGGCTAGAGGCAAAGATGGTTCCATGCTTTGTTATCCAGTTGTTGAAACTGTTCACAG GGATAACATATGCCATATAGTTAAAGCACCAGCAGATGTGCCTTGGAAGATCAACAAACTTGCCACTGATGTTGCCCAAAAGGCTGTTGGTTCTTTAGAAGGCGCTGGTGTTTTTGCAGTCGAGCTGTTCTTGACAGAGGATGGTCAG ATCCTGCTAAACGAAGTTGCACCTAGACCACACAACAGTGGCCATCAAACGATCGAGGCATGTTATACTTCACAGTTTGAACAACATTTGCGGGCTGTGGTTGGTCTTCCACTTGGTGATCCGTCTATGAGAACTCCTGCCTCCATTATGTACAACATTCTGGGCGAAGATGAT GGAGAAGCTGGTTTCAGATTAGCTCATCGGCTTATTGCGAGAGCTCTGAGTGTTCCAGGTGCATCTGTGCATTGGTATGACAAGCCAG AAATGAGAAAACAGCGGAAGATGGGACACATCACTCTCGTTGGGCAGTCTATGGGTGTTCTGGAAAGAAGGTTGCACTGTATATTAAGTGAACAAAGCCATCAAGTACATG AGACACCTCGTGTTGGTATCATCATGGGTTCAGACTCGGATCTTCCTGTTATGAAGGATGCTGCAAAAATTCTTGACATGTTTGGTGTTACATATGAG GTGAAGATAGTTTCAGCTCATCGCACCCCAGAGATGATGTTTTCATATGCAACCTCAGCGCATAGTCGAGGCGTCCAAGTGATAATTGCAGGTGCTGGTGGTGCTGCTCACTTACCAG GTATGGTGGCTTCACTCACTCCTTTGCCTGTGATTGGTGTCCCTGTACGTGCTACTCGTTTGGATGGAGTTGATTCACTTCTCTCCATCGTTCAG ATGCCTAGGGGTGTTCCTGTGGCGACAGTTGCAATAAACAACTCCACCAACGCAGCCTTGCTTGCTATCAGGATGCTGGGGATCTCTGATACTGATCTCGTCTCAAG GATGCGTCAGTACCAGGAAGACATGAGAGAAGAGAACATGGTTAAAGGAGAGAAACTTGAGCGACAAGGTTGGAAATCTTATTTAAACCAGTAA
- the LOC106342430 gene encoding protein CER1-like 2: protein MASRPGLLTDWPWTPLGSFKYLVLAPLVIDSIYSYAATTRDHEKILVMALMVWRIVHSQVWISFSRYRTAKGTKRIVNKSIEFDQVDRERTWDDQIIFNTLIAYLVKVYLIGTDTLPFWRLDGLVLVALLHAGPAEFIYYWFHRALHHHFLYSRYHSHHHSSIVTEPITSVVHPFAEHIAYSLILVMPLVTTFLCGTVSIVSFALYITYIDFMNNLGHCNFELIPRFFFSIFPPLKFLCYTPSFHSLHHTQFRTNYSLFMPMYDYIYGTNDKCSDSLYEASLEQEEEKPDAIYLTHLTSLDSIYHLRLGFASLSSHPLSSRCYLLLMRPFTLMLSFILTFLSFRSFAFERNRFRDLTLHSHLLPKFSSHYKSQKQKESINKMIETAILEAEKKGVRVMSLGILNQGEELNGYGELYVRKHPKLKIRIVDGSSLAAQVVIHSIHVGIKEVLFRGQITKVARAIVRSLCQNGIKVMVLHEEEHCMLAEFLGGHCMENLILTTNHSPMIWLVGDGLSNEEQKMAEQGTHFLPFSQFPPTELRKDCFYHTTPAMIIPDSAQNIDSCENWLGRRVMSAWRVGGIVHALEGWEEHECGLDVPMVNPHRAWEAALRHGFQPLVLPFL from the exons ATGGCATCGAGACCTGGTCTTCTCACAGACTGGCCATGGACACCACTTGGAAGCTTTAAG TATTTGGTGTTGGCGCCGCTGGTTATCGACAGCATCTACTCATACGCCGCGACAACGCGAGATCACGAGAAAATTTTGGTAATGGCGCTAATGGTGTGGCGGATTGTTCATAGCCAGGTTTGGATAAGTTTTTCCCGTTACCGAACAGCCAAAGGAACCAAACGGATCGTGAACAAGTCCATAGAGTTTGACCAAGTCGACCGAGAACGAACCTGGGACGATCAGATCATCTTCAACACTCTCATTGCTTACTTAGTCAAAGTGTACCTGATAGGAACCGATACCCTTCCCTTTTGGCGACTCGATGGTCTGGTTCTAGTCGCTCTCCTCCACGCGGGTCCGGCTGAGTTTATCTACTATTGGTTTCACCGAGCCCTTCACCACCACTTCCTCTACTCTCGCTACCATTCACATCACCACTCCTCCATCGTCACCGAGCCGATCACGT CGGTGGTACATCCTTTTGCGGAGCACATTGCCTATTCGCTAATCTTGGTGATGCCTCTAGTAACGACTTTTCTATGCGGCACAGTCTCAATCGTCTCCTTTGCACTCTACATAACTTACATAGATTTCATGAACAACTTAGGCCACTGCAACTTCGAGCTCATTCCGAGATTTTTCTTCTCTATCTTCCCTCCTCTTAAGTTCCTCTGCTACACTCCTTC ATTTCACTCGCTCCACCACACACAATTCAGGACGAACTATTCTCTATTCATGCCAATGTACGACTACATCTATGGAACCAACGACAAGTGCAGTGACTCATTGTATGAAGCATCGTTGGAGCAAGAAGAGGAGAAGCCGGACGCAATTTATCTCACACATCTAACATCACTCGACTCTATTTACCATCTCCGACTTGGCTTTGCTTCCCTCTCCTCGCACCCCTTATCTTCTCGGTGTTACTTATTACTCATGAGACCGTTCACTCTGATGCTCTCATTCATACTAACTTTCCTCTCTTTTAGAAGCTTTGCCTTCGAGAGAAACCGCTTCCGTGATCTCACTCTTCACTCCCACCTCCTTCCCAAGTTCTCGTCTCAT TACAAGTCGCAGAAGCAGAAAGAATCTATCAACAAAATGATTGAGACGGCTATCCTTGAAGCGGAGAAGAAGGGTGTGAGAGTGATGAGTTTGGGGATACTGAACCAG GGAGAAGAATTAAATGGATATGGAGAATTGTATGTAAGAAAGCATCCTAAGCTAAAGATAAGGATAGTAGACGGAAGCAGTCTTGCAGCTCAGGTTGTGATTCATAGTATTCATGTTGGCATTAAAGAAGTTCTATTTCGAGGCCAAATCACAAAAGTTGCTCGTGCCATTGTCAGGTCTCTTTGCCAAAATGGCATCAAG GTGATGGTTTTACATGAGGAAGAGCATTGCATGCTAGCCGAATTCCTTGGCGGGCATTGTATGGAAAATTTGATCCTCACAACCAATCACTCCCCAATG ATATGGTTGGTGGGAGATGGGCTAAGCAATGAAGAGCAGAAGATGGCAGAACAAGGAACTCACTTTCTTCCTTTCTCTCAGTTTCCTCCTACTGAACTTCGAAAAGACTGCTTTTACCATACCACTCCGGCTATGATCATCCCTGACTCTGCCCAAAACATAGATTCTTGTGAG AATTGGCTGGGGAGGAGAGTGATGAGCGCGTGGAGAGTTGGTGGGATAGTGCATGCACTTGAAGGATGGGAGGAACACGAGTGTGGTCTTGATGTTCCAATGGTTAACCCTCACAGAGCTTGGGAAGCTGCTCTTCGACATGGTTTCCAACCTCTGGTGTTGCCATTTCTCTGA